From a single Wolbachia endosymbiont of Oedothorax gibbosus genomic region:
- a CDS encoding IS5 family transposase (programmed frameshift): MQKSYPSDISQEQFEKIRPILESSRKKTKPRKLDLYDVFCAVLYILKSACQWRMLPKDFPRWENVYYYFQMWNKKNGAEPSLLEVVLKKLVGEVRISNGRKEKTSFCIIDAQSVKNTDTAEKKGYDAGKKISGIKRHIAVDTQGLPHAIHITTAEVTDRSSAVEMVEKAEENLSEVKNILVDAGYTGENFATQIKATIGATVEVIKRSELHSFVVLPKRWVVERSFAWLEKCRRLWKNCERKLNTSLQMVVLSFISLLLRRF, encoded by the exons ATGCAAAAAAGCTATCCAAGCGATATAAGTCAAGAACAATTTGAAAAAATCAGACCAATACTGGAGAGTAGCAGAAAGAAAACAAAACCAAGGAAACTTGATTTGTATGATGTATTTTGTGCAGTGCTATATATCCTAAAAAGCGCCTGCCAGTGGAGAATGCTGCCAAAAGATTTTCCAAGGTGGGAGAACGTGTATTACTATTTTCAAATGTGGAATAAAAAGAATGGAGCAGAACCAAGCTTGCTGGAAGTAGTCTTA AAAAAATTAGTTGGAGAGGTTCGTATCAGCAATGGTCGGAAAGAGAAAACCAGTTTCTGTATAATTGATGCACAAAGTGTTAAAAACACAGATACTGCTGAAAAAAAGGGCTATGATGCAGGTAAAAAGATTTCAGGCATAAAGCGTCATATTGCAGTTGATACGCAAGGCTTGCCACATGCAATTCATATAACAACGGCAGAAGTAACTGATCGTAGCAGTGCTGTGGAAATGGTGGAAAAGGCTGAAGAAAACCTCTCTGAAGTTAAAAATATACTGGTTGATGCTGGCTATACAGGAGAAAATTTTGCAACTCAAATAAAAGCTACTATTGGTGCAACTGTTGAGGTAATAAAGCGAAGTGAATTACACTCTTTCGTTGTATTGCCAAAGAGATGGGTTGTTGAGCGTTCTTTTGCTTGGTTGGAAAAATGTAGGCGTTTGTGGAAAAATTGCGAGCGGAAACTCAACACTAGCTTACAGATGGTTGTTCTCTCCTTCATTTCTCTCTTATTACGAAGATTTTAA
- a CDS encoding IS982 family transposase, producing the protein MKKDITELYCCVEDFCRAVDDNFANRFLSNGKKPTRVPEIAHSEILTIILLYHKSPCKNFKAFYLCYLQLFYRSEFSKLPSYHRFIALKPRVLWYLALLLQWFCEQAKMTGISYIDSTSIAVCHRKRISRNKVFKGLAELGKNTYGWFFGFKLHVVINEIGEIQGVTLTRGNVDDRKPVPTLTKKLTGLLFGDKGYIKKELFEKLFDRGLKLVTKVKKGMKNALISLKEKILLGKRSIVETVFGCLKNKFELEHTRHRSTVNFLVHIFSTLISYSMQSKKPCISQLYFVG; encoded by the coding sequence ATGAAGAAAGATATTACAGAACTGTACTGTTGCGTCGAGGATTTTTGTCGTGCGGTAGATGATAATTTTGCAAATAGGTTCTTATCAAACGGCAAAAAACCAACCAGAGTACCAGAAATAGCGCACTCAGAAATTCTAACCATAATCCTATTATACCATAAATCACCATGTAAAAACTTCAAGGCTTTTTATCTTTGTTATCTTCAGTTATTCTATAGATCAGAGTTTTCAAAGCTGCCTTCATATCACAGATTTATTGCCTTAAAGCCGCGAGTTTTGTGGTATTTAGCATTACTTTTGCAATGGTTTTGTGAACAAGCAAAAATGACCGGGATTTCCTACATAGATTCTACTTCAATAGCAGTATGCCATCGAAAAAGAATCTCAAGAAATAAGGTTTTCAAAGGATTAGCAGAGTTAGGAAAGAATACTTACGGCTGGTTTTTTGGTTTTAAATTACATGTAGTAATCAATGAAATAGGTGAAATTCAAGGTGTTACGCTAACCAGAGGTAACGTCGATGACAGAAAACCTGTACCAACTCTAACCAAAAAACTAACTGGACTTTTGTTTGGAGATAAGGGCTATATAAAGAAAGAGCTCTTTGAGAAACTATTCGATAGAGGTCTAAAACTCGTCACTAAAGTGAAAAAAGGTATGAAAAATGCACTGATTTCGCTGAAAGAGAAGATTTTACTAGGGAAAAGATCGATTGTTGAAACGGTTTTTGGCTGCCTAAAAAACAAATTTGAACTTGAGCACACTCGGCATAGATCCACAGTAAATTTCTTGGTACATATTTTTTCTACCCTCATTTCTTATTCAATGCAATCGAAAAAGCCCTGTATTTCTCAGCTTTACTTCGTTGGTTAA
- a CDS encoding ATP-dependent helicase gives MNDYLSLLNPEQQSAVTNIDGPVLILAGAGTGKTRTITSRIAHIIRNGHAYSDEILAVTFTNKAANEMVSRVLELTGTNIPWLGTFHAIAAKILRQHAEIVGLNSNFTIIGVDDQLQVIKNIINEISPDYLSEKCKTIMNIIQQWKEKCLLPSEVEDIQSFRPVYVTALKVYHQYQERLKFLNSVDFGDLLLYNIQLFNQKTEVLSYYQNKFKYVMVDEYQDTNAIQYLWLKYLAKEHSNICCVGDDDQSIYSWRGAEVENILKFSDDFKNAKTFKLECNYRSTSHILATASYVINHNKTRLEKKLWTTNIEGEKVNLIKLWDGKAEARFISEQILKLNQYRFSDIAVLVRATFQTRVLEEYFIKYSIPYKIISGVKFYERQEIRDVIAYLRLVTNNNDDLAFERIVNRPKRSIGATTLKKIYTTAQDNKISFFEAAKILVNSNQVTERIKLSLNDFLNKIKAWEEIVSVKPLHEFVKIVANQSGYIEMLENEEVTGLARIENVKELISSLKNFDNATTFLEHISLVMEVDNMNNDDTVYVMTLHAAKGLEFPCVFLPGWEEGLFPHQRSFDDKSAKALEEERRLAYVGITRAKERLIISCADRREINNQWQPMRTSRFIKELPRENVEVIKSNIAYC, from the coding sequence ATGAACGATTATCTCTCACTGCTAAATCCAGAACAACAATCAGCTGTAACTAACATAGATGGACCAGTTTTGATACTGGCAGGAGCCGGAACGGGAAAAACAAGAACGATCACTTCAAGAATAGCACATATAATTCGAAATGGTCACGCTTACTCTGATGAAATATTAGCAGTTACATTTACAAATAAAGCAGCAAATGAGATGGTATCAAGGGTACTTGAGCTAACGGGCACAAATATACCATGGCTTGGCACTTTCCATGCAATTGCAGCGAAAATTTTGCGCCAGCATGCAGAAATTGTGGGCTTAAACTCCAATTTTACAATCATTGGTGTGGATGACCAATTACAGGTAATAAAAAATATTATTAATGAAATAAGCCCTGATTACCTATCAGAAAAATGTAAGACCATTATGAATATTATTCAGCAATGGAAAGAAAAGTGTTTGTTGCCATCTGAAGTGGAAGATATTCAATCATTTAGGCCAGTGTACGTAACTGCACTCAAAGTCTATCACCAGTATCAGGAAAGGTTAAAATTCCTTAACTCTGTCGATTTTGGTGACTTATTGCTATATAACATACAACTCTTTAATCAAAAGACCGAAGTTCTGTCCTACTACCAAAACAAGTTTAAATATGTCATGGTAGATGAATATCAAGATACAAATGCGATACAATATCTTTGGCTAAAATACCTTGCAAAAGAGCACTCAAATATTTGCTGTGTAGGAGATGACGATCAATCAATATACAGTTGGCGTGGTGCAGAAGTTGAAAACATTTTAAAATTTTCTGATGATTTTAAAAATGCAAAAACCTTCAAACTGGAATGTAATTATAGATCAACGTCTCACATACTTGCAACTGCGTCATATGTTATCAATCACAATAAGACTCGCTTAGAAAAAAAATTGTGGACAACAAACATTGAAGGGGAAAAGGTAAATCTAATAAAATTATGGGACGGAAAAGCTGAAGCAAGGTTCATAAGCGAACAGATATTAAAGCTTAATCAATACAGATTTAGTGACATTGCAGTGCTGGTAAGGGCTACTTTTCAAACTAGAGTTCTCGAAGAGTATTTTATAAAATATTCAATTCCCTACAAGATTATAAGTGGCGTAAAATTCTACGAACGTCAGGAAATCAGGGATGTAATTGCATATTTAAGACTTGTTACAAACAATAACGATGACTTAGCTTTTGAAAGGATCGTAAACCGGCCAAAAAGAAGCATAGGAGCTACAACTCTAAAGAAAATATACACGACTGCTCAGGATAACAAAATTTCTTTTTTTGAGGCAGCAAAAATATTAGTTAATAGTAATCAAGTAACCGAAAGAATTAAACTCTCACTAAATGATTTTTTAAATAAAATTAAAGCTTGGGAAGAAATAGTAAGCGTAAAACCACTGCATGAATTCGTTAAAATCGTAGCAAACCAATCAGGTTATATTGAAATGCTTGAAAATGAGGAGGTAACAGGCTTAGCACGAATAGAAAATGTCAAAGAGCTCATCTCATCTTTAAAAAATTTCGATAATGCCACAACTTTCTTGGAGCATATAAGTCTGGTGATGGAAGTGGATAATATGAATAACGATGACACCGTATATGTTATGACTCTTCATGCAGCAAAAGGACTTGAATTCCCGTGCGTGTTTCTACCTGGTTGGGAAGAGGGATTATTTCCTCATCAGAGATCTTTTGATGACAAAAGTGCTAAAGCTTTAGAAGAAGAAAGGAGACTCGCATATGTTGGCATAACCAGAGCCAAAGAAAGGTTAATCATTTCATGTGCAGATAGGAGGGAAATTAACAACCAGTGGCAACCGATGCGCACTTCTCGGTTCATTAAAGAATTGCCAAGAGAAAATGTTGAGGTAATTAAAAGCAACATTGCCTACTGCTAA
- a CDS encoding ankyrin repeat domain-containing protein: MQFRMTKETKDGYASLYVAIQEGNIEAAELLIKYGVNVNNNGERNRTPLHIAIGRKQLEIAKLLIKNGANVNAKTKINSKDGLTPMHFAVFADTPEFIELLASHGALINERESTEGYTPLHFAALYGNKNIIQALIDKGQDIEDIDNNGRTALFLAIRQCTEAENDSRVEVIRYLINELKADITKKDNNNNTVLFPAANNCPGKVVEFIIEQYIKIFELKNFINHKNNDGMDALDIALNSENKKAIEVLRSYRADIENKVDGSTQKITAEKPSSTLDGAKSVEIASPIKQKV; encoded by the coding sequence TTGCAATTTCGTATGACAAAGGAAACAAAAGATGGATATGCTTCCTTATATGTTGCAATTCAGGAAGGTAATATCGAAGCTGCAGAGCTACTAATAAAGTATGGCGTAAACGTCAATAATAATGGTGAGCGCAATCGTACACCACTGCATATTGCCATTGGACGTAAACAATTAGAAATAGCGAAATTGCTGATAAAAAATGGAGCAAACGTTAATGCAAAAACAAAAATCAATAGTAAAGATGGTTTAACACCAATGCATTTTGCAGTGTTTGCAGATACGCCAGAATTTATAGAATTACTAGCTAGCCATGGTGCATTGATTAATGAAAGAGAAAGCACCGAAGGATACACTCCTCTTCACTTTGCTGCTTTGTATGGTAATAAAAATATAATACAAGCCTTAATTGATAAAGGGCAAGATATTGAAGATATAGATAACAATGGGCGAACAGCTCTATTTTTAGCTATCCGGCAATGCACTGAAGCAGAAAATGATAGCAGAGTAGAAGTTATCAGGTATTTAATAAACGAGCTCAAAGCAGACATAACAAAAAAAGACAATAATAACAATACAGTACTCTTTCCTGCCGCTAATAATTGCCCTGGAAAAGTGGTAGAATTCATCATTGAGCAATATATAAAAATCTTTGAGTTAAAGAATTTTATCAACCACAAAAATAATGATGGAATGGATGCTTTAGATATTGCGCTGAATAGTGAAAACAAAAAAGCTATTGAAGTATTAAGATCATATAGAGCAGATATTGAGAATAAGGTAGATGGTAGTACTCAAAAAATTACTGCAGAAAAACCAAGTAGTACCCTAGATGGAGCAAAAAGTGTAGAGATAGCATCTCCAATTAAGCAAAAAGTATAA
- a CDS encoding NuoM family protein → MLLLSIFLLPLIGALILPLIRINHQSIHLRFLALFFAVLPFLLSIVACIEFDYNNADFQFVSYPIKNVGIGVDGISLLFLLLTTFLFVICILYNCKMSYTTLKAYMALFLLLESFVVGFFVSLNAISFYVFFEAVLIPMFFIIGIWGGKQRIYATFKLFLYTLTGSLLFLLGLVYIYSTFGTFNIQKLATLVPSLDLEVQSLLWIAFFISFAIKVPMFPFHTWLPDAHVQSPTSGSVILAGLLIKMGGYGFLRFSIPMLPQASLYFSNFVVVLSIIAVIYASLVAFAQDDIKKLIAYSSIAHMGIVTAGLFSFCEEGVLGSIFQMISHGLISAALFLCVGMLYTRTGTLEIAKYFGIVNTMPKFGFMFILFSMASIGLPGTSGFIGEFLAMVGMFKSIGFFTGFIALGTILSAVYMLNLCKQIIWGVSYSKLLNNRLDSIEFSVLILLAVFVILLGFYPTLALNYLKPCMANLLVKYNAL, encoded by the coding sequence GTGTTGTTACTTAGTATATTCTTGCTTCCACTGATAGGAGCGTTGATTTTACCCTTAATCAGGATTAATCATCAATCTATACACTTAAGATTCCTTGCCCTATTTTTTGCTGTACTTCCATTTTTGCTTAGCATTGTAGCTTGTATAGAATTTGATTATAACAATGCGGACTTTCAGTTTGTCAGCTATCCAATCAAGAATGTAGGAATAGGGGTGGATGGTATATCGTTGCTTTTCCTTCTGCTTACAACTTTCTTGTTTGTAATTTGTATACTCTACAACTGCAAAATGAGTTATACGACCCTAAAAGCCTATATGGCATTATTTCTACTGCTTGAGAGTTTTGTAGTCGGTTTTTTCGTTTCACTGAATGCCATAAGCTTTTATGTGTTTTTTGAAGCTGTCTTAATACCAATGTTCTTTATTATTGGCATTTGGGGAGGGAAGCAAAGGATATATGCAACGTTTAAGTTGTTTCTTTATACATTAACTGGCTCATTATTATTTCTACTTGGATTGGTGTACATCTATAGCACTTTTGGGACGTTTAATATACAAAAATTAGCTACATTAGTGCCAAGCCTTGATCTTGAAGTGCAGTCATTGCTGTGGATTGCATTTTTTATTTCTTTTGCAATAAAAGTACCGATGTTTCCATTTCACACTTGGCTTCCTGATGCGCATGTGCAATCACCAACTTCTGGATCTGTGATTTTAGCTGGCTTGCTTATTAAAATGGGGGGATATGGATTTTTAAGGTTTTCTATTCCAATGCTTCCTCAGGCAAGTTTGTATTTTTCAAATTTCGTTGTTGTGCTGAGCATTATTGCGGTGATATATGCTTCTCTAGTTGCGTTTGCTCAAGATGATATAAAGAAGTTAATAGCTTATTCTTCAATAGCACATATGGGGATCGTTACTGCTGGCCTCTTTTCATTTTGTGAGGAAGGAGTACTGGGTAGCATATTTCAAATGATTAGTCATGGCCTTATTTCTGCTGCTTTATTTTTATGTGTTGGAATGCTATATACTCGAACTGGAACTTTGGAGATTGCAAAGTATTTTGGCATAGTAAACACAATGCCAAAATTTGGTTTTATGTTCATTTTATTTTCAATGGCTTCAATAGGGCTACCTGGAACATCTGGATTCATAGGTGAGTTTTTGGCTATGGTTGGAATGTTTAAGAGCATAGGGTTTTTTACAGGATTTATCGCACTTGGCACTATTTTAAGCGCAGTTTATATGCTGAATTTATGTAAGCAAATAATATGGGGGGTTAGCTATTCTAAATTATTAAATAATCGCTTGGATAGCATAGAATTTTCTGTCTTAATTCTGCTTGCAGTGTTTGTTATTTTGCTTGGATTCTACCCAACCCTTGCACTGAATTATTTGAAGCCATGTATGGCAAATTTGTTAGTCAAATATAATGCGCTATGA
- the nuoK gene encoding NADH-quinone oxidoreductase subunit NuoK: protein MEIGLNHFLIVAAILFTVGICGIFINRKSIINILLSIEILLLAININLVAFSAFMNDIVGQIFVMFVLTVAAAESGVGLAILVVYYRSRGNIDVEQANLMKE, encoded by the coding sequence ATGGAAATAGGATTAAATCATTTTCTGATAGTTGCTGCTATTTTGTTCACTGTTGGAATATGCGGTATTTTCATCAACCGTAAGAGCATAATCAACATACTGTTATCAATAGAAATATTACTCTTGGCAATTAATATCAATCTAGTCGCTTTTTCTGCCTTTATGAATGATATAGTTGGGCAAATTTTTGTGATGTTTGTGTTGACTGTTGCGGCAGCAGAGTCAGGAGTTGGGCTTGCAATATTGGTTGTATATTATAGAAGCCGTGGCAATATAGATGTTGAACAAGCGAACTTAATGAAAGAATGA
- a CDS encoding NADH-quinone oxidoreductase subunit J, with amino-acid sequence MPFFFYFFAILSILSAVCVISARNPVHAVLFLIFTFVNSAVLFILLGAEFIAMMVLIVYIGAVAVLFLFVVMMLDIDYIRLRQGFAKHFTLGAMLCVVFFLIISFVIRSSALNISNVINYNANNVKAIGNLLYTDYMYAFHLSGILLLVAIVGAIALTLQDKKKGVKKQNVLKQLTQSSSVKLVKAKFGKGVEWK; translated from the coding sequence ATGCCTTTTTTCTTTTATTTTTTTGCAATTCTTAGCATTTTATCTGCTGTATGCGTAATTAGCGCAAGAAATCCTGTGCATGCAGTATTATTTTTAATTTTCACCTTCGTTAACTCTGCAGTGCTTTTTATTCTTCTTGGAGCTGAATTCATCGCTATGATGGTACTGATAGTATACATCGGTGCAGTTGCAGTGTTATTCCTCTTTGTAGTTATGATGCTTGATATTGATTACATAAGGTTGCGCCAGGGTTTTGCAAAGCATTTCACTCTTGGTGCTATGTTGTGTGTTGTGTTTTTTTTGATTATCAGTTTTGTTATTCGCAGCTCAGCACTGAATATAAGTAATGTTATAAACTATAATGCCAATAATGTGAAAGCTATTGGTAATTTGCTGTATACCGACTACATGTACGCTTTTCATCTTTCTGGAATTTTGCTACTTGTTGCAATTGTCGGTGCAATTGCTCTTACTTTGCAGGACAAGAAAAAAGGAGTTAAAAAACAGAATGTATTAAAGCAATTGACACAATCTTCATCTGTAAAATTGGTTAAGGCTAAATTTGGAAAAGGAGTAGAATGGAAATAG
- the nuoL gene encoding NADH-quinone oxidoreductase subunit L: MMDILKLIVFLPLFGSLFAALFRRDVFSQLVTTAGIGISAVLSWYIFLTFSENYHLSLFPLFSLSVLKVNWAISVDALSSLMLIVITTVSLVVHLYSIGYMEHDKGKSRFFSYLSLFTFCMIVLVVSDNFVQLFFGWEGVGLCSYLLIGFWFQKYSANNAAIKAFVVNRVGDFALLIGIFLIYYTFHSLKFTEVFDTADLLGAQNIRAFCCEFKIIHIICILLFIGCMGKSAQLGLHVWLPDAMEGPTPVSALIHAATMVTAGIFLIAKCSPLFELSNVARELIVIVGALTAFFAATVAITQNDIKKIIAYSTCSQLGYMFMACGLSAYNVAIFHLMTHAFFKALLFLGAGNVIHAMHHEQNIQKMGNCWKKIPCTYTLMWIGSLALSGIFPFAGFYSKDLIIEHAYSTDSFAFVISLVVAFFTAFYSWRLLLLVFHSQKQSKINIHEAPKIMLIPLLILAFGSVFSGVWGANILNITSNAFWKSSLVVIDEHGVRNLFIKLLPTLASLSGIALAYLIYQYQVIRQIKSKFLLKFLQNKWYFDEVYEFVIIVPIRFMSRLLWKFDVKAIDSFGPNGVVRLVNECSKSSVKLQTGYIFDYAFIMFVTLIIGALYIIGIK, from the coding sequence ATGATGGATATACTGAAATTAATAGTATTTTTGCCACTATTTGGTTCGCTATTTGCAGCACTTTTTAGAAGAGATGTTTTTAGTCAGTTAGTTACAACGGCAGGGATTGGAATATCTGCAGTTTTATCTTGGTATATTTTTCTCACCTTCTCTGAAAATTATCACTTGAGTTTATTTCCTTTATTTTCATTAAGTGTATTAAAAGTAAATTGGGCAATTAGTGTGGATGCTCTCTCATCCTTAATGCTTATTGTTATTACCACCGTTTCACTAGTAGTCCACCTCTATTCTATCGGTTATATGGAGCATGATAAAGGGAAGTCGAGGTTTTTTTCTTACCTATCGCTGTTCACATTTTGCATGATTGTGCTGGTTGTAAGCGATAATTTCGTGCAGCTTTTCTTTGGCTGGGAAGGAGTTGGCCTGTGTTCTTATTTACTCATAGGATTTTGGTTCCAAAAATATTCTGCAAATAATGCAGCAATTAAAGCATTTGTTGTAAATAGGGTAGGAGACTTTGCACTATTAATTGGAATCTTTCTTATTTATTATACATTTCACTCTTTGAAATTTACTGAAGTTTTTGACACAGCTGATCTTCTTGGCGCACAGAACATTAGGGCATTCTGCTGTGAATTTAAAATAATTCATATAATATGCATATTACTTTTTATTGGCTGTATGGGTAAATCTGCACAGCTTGGTTTACATGTTTGGTTGCCAGATGCAATGGAAGGGCCAACCCCTGTTTCTGCACTCATTCACGCAGCAACGATGGTAACAGCAGGTATATTTTTAATAGCAAAATGTTCTCCATTGTTTGAGTTATCAAATGTGGCACGAGAATTAATAGTTATCGTTGGGGCACTTACTGCTTTTTTTGCAGCCACCGTTGCGATTACTCAGAATGATATAAAGAAAATAATTGCTTATTCAACCTGCAGTCAACTTGGTTATATGTTCATGGCATGTGGGCTTTCTGCTTACAATGTTGCTATTTTTCATTTAATGACCCACGCTTTTTTTAAAGCTCTACTATTCCTTGGTGCTGGCAATGTGATTCATGCAATGCATCATGAGCAAAACATTCAGAAAATGGGAAATTGCTGGAAGAAAATCCCTTGCACTTACACTCTCATGTGGATTGGGTCTCTTGCGCTTTCTGGAATATTTCCATTTGCAGGTTTTTACTCAAAGGATTTGATAATTGAACATGCTTATAGCACGGATAGCTTTGCTTTTGTAATAAGCTTAGTTGTTGCATTCTTCACAGCGTTTTACTCTTGGAGGTTATTGCTTCTTGTGTTCCATAGCCAAAAACAAAGTAAAATTAATATACATGAAGCACCGAAGATTATGCTTATACCATTACTGATACTTGCTTTTGGATCAGTATTTTCTGGAGTGTGGGGAGCAAATATTTTGAACATAACTAGTAATGCGTTTTGGAAATCAAGTTTAGTAGTTATTGATGAGCATGGAGTGCGTAATTTATTTATAAAATTGCTACCAACCTTGGCGAGCCTAAGTGGAATAGCACTTGCGTACCTAATTTACCAATATCAAGTAATTAGGCAAATTAAGAGTAAATTTTTACTTAAGTTTTTGCAGAATAAATGGTACTTTGATGAGGTGTATGAGTTTGTTATAATTGTACCAATAAGGTTTATGTCTAGGCTTCTATGGAAGTTTGATGTTAAGGCTATTGATTCATTTGGGCCAAATGGTGTTGTAAGATTGGTTAATGAATGTTCAAAAAGTTCTGTAAAGTTGCAAACTGGTTATATATTTGATTATGCATTTATTATGTTTGTTACTCTAATAATCGGTGCTTTATATATTATTGGAATTAAATAG
- a CDS encoding NADH-quinone oxidoreductase subunit N has product MNYIQILPETFSIISSLVLLLLGIIFNRRTINLLALGCTVVTLIILIISAENNEIFLFNSLLKLNLYIRSAQGLILSTGILILLMLNLSKYDYKYEFSILILFALFGMITLVSANSLISFYLAFELMSISLYVLASFNKDSAYSCEAGVKYFTLSALSSCIMLYGMSLLYGYTGQVNFSELGSFLQNHQITYGIVFGLVFILIGLCFKLAIAPFHMWAPDVYQGAPTIVTAFFSTAPKAALVTFLIRLMNEELVNVKSYVQPIFLYVSALSVLISAFGALRQQNLKRLLAYSSIGHIGFIFASLSIFTQAGTDSALMYLVIYIITSIGLFSYLVQIDDDDCDIANLSGIGKKRPIVAFHLSVLLLSMSGIPPLAGFIAKFFIFKSLINSGFISLSLILVIASVISCYYYLNIMKVMYFDKASGNKVAYSKGLFIITSVASLINLVLFLYVEDLYSLIELKS; this is encoded by the coding sequence ATGAATTATATACAGATATTGCCGGAAACGTTCTCTATTATCTCCTCGTTAGTGTTGCTACTGCTTGGAATTATATTTAACCGCCGAACTATCAACTTATTAGCACTTGGCTGCACAGTGGTAACTTTGATTATTTTAATTATTTCGGCAGAAAACAATGAAATTTTTCTCTTTAATTCGTTGTTAAAACTCAATTTATACATCAGGTCAGCCCAAGGGTTAATTCTCAGCACAGGAATTTTAATACTTTTGATGCTGAATTTATCAAAATATGACTATAAATATGAATTTTCAATACTGATTCTTTTTGCGCTATTTGGCATGATAACTTTGGTTTCAGCAAATAGTCTGATTTCTTTTTATTTAGCTTTTGAGTTGATGAGTATATCTTTGTATGTTCTTGCTAGCTTTAATAAAGATTCAGCTTATTCATGTGAAGCAGGAGTGAAATATTTTACACTTAGTGCACTATCTTCCTGCATTATGCTATATGGAATGTCGCTGCTTTATGGATATACAGGACAAGTCAATTTCTCTGAGCTCGGTTCATTCTTGCAAAACCATCAGATAACTTATGGAATAGTTTTTGGGTTAGTTTTTATCCTTATTGGTTTGTGTTTCAAGCTTGCTATTGCTCCTTTTCATATGTGGGCTCCAGATGTCTATCAAGGTGCACCTACCATAGTAACTGCGTTTTTTTCTACGGCCCCAAAAGCTGCACTTGTAACATTTTTAATTCGATTGATGAATGAAGAGTTAGTAAATGTAAAAAGTTATGTTCAGCCTATTTTCTTATACGTTTCAGCATTGTCTGTGCTTATCTCAGCTTTTGGGGCCTTGCGTCAGCAAAACTTAAAAAGGCTGCTTGCTTACAGTTCAATTGGTCACATTGGTTTTATATTTGCTTCACTTTCTATTTTTACACAAGCAGGAACAGATAGTGCCTTAATGTATCTGGTGATATATATCATCACAAGCATAGGGCTATTCTCATATCTCGTACAAATTGACGATGACGATTGTGATATTGCAAATTTATCTGGTATAGGGAAGAAACGCCCAATTGTAGCATTTCATCTTTCTGTGCTGTTACTCTCGATGTCGGGAATACCTCCACTTGCAGGTTTTATCGCTAAATTTTTTATATTCAAAAGTTTAATAAATTCTGGCTTTATCAGCCTGTCTTTGATCCTTGTAATAGCGAGTGTGATATCATGCTACTATTATTTAAATATCATGAAAGTTATGTATTTTGATAAAGCTAGTGGTAATAAGGTTGCTTATTCTAAGGGTCTATTCATTATCACTTCAGTGGCTTCACTGATCAACCTCGTTCTTTTCTTGTATGTAGAAGATCTTTACTCACTCATTGAACTAAAGAGCTGA